Proteins encoded together in one Pontiella desulfatans window:
- the argS gene encoding arginine--tRNA ligase — protein sequence MREFATFEERLSDWTTDAMKSVFGLEGSEVHLGVSPTNNDKFGDYQCNAAMVLSKQLKKAPRQIAQEFVDAAVLPDFVEKIDIAGPGFINFFLSDSALAEHVQLLENDPRLGVKQEGQGKTVIIDYSSPNVAKSMHIGHIRSTVIGNAIDRLYRFLGYHVIADNHLGDWGTQFGLMLVGYREFVNEEALAQAPVEELERIYVASYNKSKEDDSWRDLAKAELVKLQQGDAENRALWEKFIELSIGEFNTIYDRLGVKFDLYRGESFYNDRLPEIIGQLEAKGLAAESEGALIVDLEEDKMPICIVRKSDGGYNYATTDLATVESRIEEFDPERIIYVTDERQQLHFKQFFKISEKLGMEANLVHVWFGLMRLPEATFSTREGNVIKLAALLDEAESRALEMVKSSSPDMPPEQQKDLATAIGIGAIKYTDLSQNPQSLVTFTWEKALNMQGNSAPYLQYAYARISSVYDKFHAQYPDIDLSECSINVEHEIERKLAIKLSRFPAAVSAAAENYSPNILAEYLYDLAQVYSSFYQNVPFLKAEEGVRESRIRLCRSTAATLKQGLDLLGIETRERI from the coding sequence ATGCGCGAATTTGCCACTTTTGAGGAACGCCTGTCGGACTGGACGACGGATGCCATGAAATCTGTTTTCGGACTGGAAGGCAGCGAGGTGCATCTTGGGGTGTCGCCGACGAACAACGATAAGTTCGGCGACTACCAGTGCAACGCGGCCATGGTGCTTTCGAAGCAACTGAAAAAAGCGCCCCGCCAGATTGCGCAGGAGTTCGTGGATGCCGCAGTGCTACCGGACTTTGTTGAGAAGATCGATATTGCAGGGCCGGGCTTCATTAACTTTTTCCTCTCCGATTCGGCGTTGGCCGAACACGTCCAGTTGCTGGAAAACGATCCCCGGTTGGGCGTGAAGCAGGAAGGGCAGGGGAAGACGGTCATCATCGACTATTCGAGTCCGAACGTCGCAAAATCGATGCACATCGGCCACATCCGTTCTACCGTCATCGGCAACGCCATCGACCGCCTCTACCGTTTCCTCGGCTATCATGTGATTGCCGACAACCATCTTGGTGACTGGGGAACCCAGTTCGGTCTCATGCTGGTTGGCTACCGCGAATTCGTGAACGAGGAGGCGTTGGCCCAAGCTCCTGTGGAGGAGTTGGAACGCATCTATGTGGCGAGCTACAATAAATCCAAGGAGGACGATTCCTGGCGCGACTTGGCAAAGGCAGAACTGGTTAAGCTTCAGCAGGGTGATGCCGAAAACCGGGCCTTGTGGGAAAAATTCATCGAACTGTCCATCGGGGAATTCAACACGATCTATGATCGCCTAGGGGTAAAATTCGATCTCTATCGCGGCGAAAGTTTCTACAACGATCGCCTGCCGGAAATCATCGGGCAGCTGGAGGCCAAAGGGCTGGCCGCCGAGAGCGAAGGTGCGCTGATCGTTGATCTTGAAGAGGACAAGATGCCCATCTGCATCGTGCGCAAAAGCGATGGGGGATACAACTATGCAACCACCGATTTGGCGACCGTTGAATCCCGGATCGAAGAATTCGATCCGGAGCGAATCATCTACGTGACCGACGAGCGCCAGCAACTCCATTTCAAGCAGTTTTTCAAGATCTCGGAAAAGCTCGGGATGGAGGCCAACCTGGTGCACGTCTGGTTCGGTCTGATGCGTCTGCCCGAGGCAACGTTTTCCACCCGGGAAGGCAATGTAATCAAGCTGGCGGCCTTGCTGGACGAGGCGGAATCGCGGGCCTTGGAAATGGTGAAATCCAGCAGCCCGGACATGCCCCCGGAACAACAGAAGGATTTGGCCACGGCCATCGGCATTGGAGCCATCAAATACACCGACCTTAGCCAGAACCCGCAAAGCCTTGTGACCTTCACCTGGGAAAAGGCGCTCAACATGCAGGGGAACTCGGCGCCATATCTCCAGTATGCCTATGCCCGGATTTCGTCGGTATACGACAAGTTCCATGCACAGTATCCCGACATTGATCTCAGCGAGTGTTCAATTAATGTTGAACATGAGATCGAACGGAAATTGGCCATCAAATTGTCCCGGTTTCCAGCGGCGGTCAGTGCGGCTGCCGAAAACTACAGCCCGAATATCCTCGCCGAATATCTTTATGACCTCGCGCAGGTCTACAGTAGCTTTTACCAAAATGTTCCGTTTCTCAAGGCCGAGGAAGGCGTCCGCGAAAGCCGTATCCGCTTGTGCCGTTCAACGGCGGCAACGCTCAAGCAAGGGCTTGATCTGCTCGGCATCGAAACCCGCGAACGGATCTAG
- a CDS encoding SAM-dependent methyltransferase, protein MAFELENVVPWGRSYDEYVAMFGLTESDLRKRILGCADGPASFNATHTKNGGQGISVDPIYCIDPEEIQARIEEVAPEIIRKVEANKDDFIWTHFDSPQDLLSHRLHAMGLFLSDFYDGRRQGRYVASELPSLPFHENRFDLCLCSHFLLLYGEQLSFSFHLESILSLMNISDELRIFPVIELGNQSSRHLQRLTAELSARGISMKLENVGYEFQKGGDQMAVFNNYP, encoded by the coding sequence ATGGCTTTCGAACTTGAAAATGTTGTTCCATGGGGGCGTTCATACGATGAGTATGTCGCAATGTTTGGCCTGACGGAATCCGACCTGCGGAAAAGGATCCTCGGCTGTGCGGATGGCCCGGCCAGCTTTAATGCCACGCACACGAAAAATGGCGGACAAGGTATTTCGGTTGATCCAATCTACTGCATTGACCCGGAAGAAATCCAGGCGCGGATCGAGGAGGTTGCGCCGGAAATCATCCGCAAAGTTGAAGCAAACAAGGACGACTTCATTTGGACGCACTTTGATTCTCCGCAGGATTTGCTGAGCCACCGACTCCATGCTATGGGACTATTCCTGTCCGATTTTTACGATGGAAGGCGGCAGGGGAGGTATGTAGCATCCGAACTTCCCAGCCTGCCATTCCACGAAAATCGATTCGACCTCTGCCTGTGCTCGCACTTTCTGCTTCTCTACGGAGAGCAACTTTCATTCTCATTCCATCTGGAATCCATTCTTTCCCTGATGAACATATCCGACGAACTCAGAATCTTTCCTGTCATTGAGCTCGGAAACCAAAGCTCGCGGCACCTTCAAAGATTGACGGCGGAATTATCAGCAAGAGGCATCTCCATGAAACTGGAAAACGTCGGGTATGAGTTTCAAAAAGGTGGCGACCAGATGGCGGTTTTCAATAACTATCCATGA
- a CDS encoding hemolysin family protein gives MNEIHTEFFYYSLATLTLACILASVFTSLRFTGDAGLPRLIEREQRRGKLLEFWRDRWDLLCKTSRLLLTLTAIATFILFYLALKDCPPVKMVGGLFLLSLVYMLFARIVPHVLSESYADRISLAALPFAGALTIALYVFVWPLQLIEDRLLRHAMSTSDDEDRPSTEDEIKSLIEETDEEELEEEEREIIRSVFEFGETIAREIMVPRIDISGIKDTLTVSECIELVKESRHSRFPVYHENIDDVVGLVHVKELLRLVAGGDCDTPMSQLAKKIEYIPETMPLNDLLQLMKKARAQMVLVVDEYGGTEGLVTMEDVIEELVGEIEDEYDPKEKEFHRRPDGSVMVQARMPIHELNEELGSKIPESDEYDSLGGYVFSVLGRIPQAGETVGAPGYMLRIHSATHRQIQVVHMKPSGDV, from the coding sequence ATGAACGAGATCCACACGGAATTTTTTTACTACAGCCTAGCCACACTCACACTGGCCTGCATCCTTGCGTCGGTTTTCACATCGTTGCGTTTTACGGGCGATGCCGGCCTCCCGCGCTTGATCGAGCGAGAACAACGGCGGGGCAAACTGCTGGAGTTCTGGCGCGACCGATGGGATTTGCTCTGCAAGACCTCACGCCTGCTACTCACGCTGACGGCCATTGCAACCTTCATTCTTTTCTACTTGGCACTCAAGGATTGCCCCCCCGTGAAGATGGTTGGCGGTCTCTTCCTGCTGTCTTTGGTCTACATGCTGTTTGCGCGCATCGTTCCCCACGTTCTTTCAGAGAGCTATGCCGATCGTATTTCGCTTGCGGCACTTCCTTTTGCCGGCGCACTGACGATTGCCCTGTATGTGTTCGTTTGGCCGCTTCAGCTGATTGAGGATCGTTTGTTGCGCCATGCCATGTCGACCTCCGACGACGAGGACCGTCCTTCAACGGAGGATGAGATCAAAAGCCTGATCGAAGAGACGGACGAGGAGGAGCTCGAGGAGGAGGAGCGCGAAATTATCCGCAGCGTTTTTGAGTTTGGCGAAACGATTGCGCGCGAGATCATGGTTCCCCGCATCGACATTAGCGGCATCAAGGACACCCTGACGGTCAGCGAGTGCATCGAACTGGTCAAGGAATCGCGGCACTCCCGTTTCCCGGTCTACCACGAAAACATCGACGACGTGGTCGGCCTGGTGCACGTTAAGGAGCTCCTCCGGTTGGTCGCCGGCGGCGATTGCGACACGCCGATGAGCCAGCTGGCCAAAAAGATTGAGTACATCCCCGAAACCATGCCCCTGAACGACCTGTTGCAACTCATGAAAAAGGCCCGTGCACAGATGGTGCTGGTGGTCGATGAATATGGTGGCACCGAGGGGCTTGTTACCATGGAGGATGTCATCGAGGAGCTCGTGGGCGAGATCGAGGATGAATATGACCCGAAGGAAAAGGAATTCCATCGGCGGCCGGATGGCTCGGTGATGGTACAGGCGCGCATGCCGATCCATGAGCTGAACGAGGAGCTGGGTTCGAAGATTCCCGAGAGCGATGAATATGATTCCCTGGGCGGCTATGTTTTCTCCGTGCTGGGTCGCATCCCGCAGGCGGGCGAAACGGTAGGTGCCCCCGGGTATATGTTGCGCATCCATTCGGCAACCCACCGCCAGATCCAGGTTGTCCATATGAAGCCCAGTGGCGACGTTTAA
- a CDS encoding HAD-IIA family hydrolase — MEHIRSKKAFICDMDGVIYHGNKLLPGVPEFVDWLKREEKRFLFLTNSSERAPRELQEKLKRLGLEVDKEHFYTSALATAAFVARQAPGCSAYVIGETGLSNALYDAGISMNDVNPDYVIVGESRNYTYENILRAVKFIQHGAKLIGTNPDQTGPTEQGIVPSTGALISPIEKATGKKAYFVGKPNPLMMRTALQKLSCQREDTVIVGDRMDTDIIAGVESEISTVLVLSGCTSREEVNDFAYRPDLILTGVGDIPG; from the coding sequence ATGGAACACATCCGCAGTAAAAAAGCGTTCATTTGCGATATGGACGGCGTGATCTACCACGGCAACAAACTGCTGCCCGGCGTGCCGGAATTCGTCGACTGGCTCAAGCGCGAGGAAAAACGCTTCCTCTTCCTGACCAACAGCAGCGAACGCGCGCCGCGCGAACTGCAGGAAAAGCTCAAGCGCCTGGGGCTGGAGGTCGATAAGGAGCATTTCTACACCAGTGCGCTTGCCACCGCCGCATTCGTTGCCCGGCAGGCTCCCGGCTGCAGCGCCTACGTCATTGGCGAAACCGGCCTGAGCAACGCCCTCTACGATGCCGGAATCAGCATGAACGATGTCAACCCCGACTATGTCATCGTCGGCGAATCGCGGAACTACACCTACGAGAACATTCTTCGCGCCGTTAAGTTTATCCAGCACGGCGCCAAGCTCATCGGAACCAACCCCGACCAGACCGGTCCCACCGAGCAGGGCATTGTGCCCTCCACCGGCGCGCTGATCTCCCCCATCGAAAAAGCCACCGGAAAGAAGGCCTATTTTGTCGGCAAGCCCAACCCGCTCATGATGCGTACCGCGCTCCAGAAGCTCAGTTGCCAGCGGGAGGACACCGTAATCGTGGGCGACCGAATGGACACCGACATCATCGCCGGAGTCGAATCCGAAATCTCCACCGTGCTCGTGCTCAGCGGCTGCACCTCCCGCGAGGAGGTTAACGACTTCGCCTACCGCCCCGACCTCATCCTCACCGGCGTAGGGGATATTCCGGGGTGA
- the mutY gene encoding A/G-specific adenine glycosylase — MKKVKQAIADELLPWFSQNKRSMPWRSNRTPYRVWISELMLQQTRVDQATPYFQRFMKRFPSLKSLAAASQEEVLKQWEGLGYYSRARNLHKAAQIVAAEHKGRFPDTAEGLIQLPGIGNYTAAAIGSLAFNLDLAVLDGNVIRVLARLFAYTRDSRSSTAKAELQRYADDLLVKGDAGNFNEAMMELGATVCLPRNPQCAQCPLSRVCLGHESGRPTDYPVKAPKKKVPHIVVGAAVVTNAKGQVLVAQRRAEDMLGGLWEFPGGKQEPGETIQQCIERELKEELGIHAKTGSFLVTVKHAYSHFTMDMHTYFATIESGRPRPLHCQDFRWMAIPELRMLPYSKADLKIIEELETRCES; from the coding sequence GTGAAAAAGGTTAAGCAGGCCATCGCCGACGAACTCCTTCCCTGGTTTTCGCAGAACAAACGCAGCATGCCGTGGCGCAGCAACCGCACGCCCTACCGGGTCTGGATCTCCGAGCTCATGCTGCAACAGACGCGGGTCGACCAGGCCACGCCGTACTTCCAGCGCTTCATGAAACGGTTCCCTTCGCTCAAGTCGCTGGCCGCGGCTTCGCAGGAGGAGGTGCTCAAGCAATGGGAAGGCCTCGGCTACTATTCCCGCGCCCGCAACCTCCACAAGGCGGCGCAGATCGTTGCCGCCGAGCACAAGGGTCGCTTTCCGGACACGGCCGAGGGGCTCATCCAGCTGCCGGGCATCGGAAACTACACCGCCGCGGCCATTGGATCGCTCGCGTTCAACCTCGATCTTGCCGTGCTCGACGGAAACGTTATCCGCGTCCTGGCAAGGCTCTTCGCCTACACCCGGGATTCCCGCTCGTCCACCGCAAAAGCCGAGCTGCAGCGCTATGCCGACGACCTGCTGGTGAAGGGCGACGCCGGCAACTTTAATGAAGCGATGATGGAGCTGGGCGCAACCGTCTGCCTGCCCAGGAATCCGCAATGCGCCCAATGCCCCCTCTCCCGCGTTTGCCTGGGTCACGAGTCCGGCCGCCCGACCGACTATCCGGTCAAGGCGCCGAAGAAAAAGGTGCCGCACATCGTCGTGGGAGCCGCGGTCGTCACCAACGCGAAGGGACAGGTGCTGGTTGCGCAACGTCGCGCGGAGGATATGCTCGGTGGTCTATGGGAATTCCCCGGCGGCAAGCAGGAACCCGGCGAAACCATTCAACAGTGCATCGAACGCGAGCTCAAGGAAGAACTGGGGATCCATGCGAAGACCGGCTCCTTCCTGGTGACGGTCAAGCATGCCTACAGCCATTTCACGATGGACATGCACACCTACTTTGCAACGATTGAATCCGGGCGTCCCCGGCCATTGCATTGCCAGGATTTCAGATGGATGGCGATTCCCGAGTTGCGCATGCTGCCGTATTCGAAAGCCGACCTTAAAATCATCGAAGAACTGGAAACCCGATGCGAATCATAA